Proteins encoded by one window of Selenihalanaerobacter shriftii:
- a CDS encoding ABC transporter permease — MDLSKYSFWKPYILLSPALVVLIGLFLGGVTLALLQSLGYFPFIGLKTITLKYYIEVFSSPEFIDALKYSLYISFVSSVGAVVIGVLLAYQLVKLSDKYRLVQLLYKLPIIVPHIIASLLVFLFFTQSGLLSRLLYHFGILEQITDFPNLIFDQWGIGIIFVYLWKEIPFIALVVYTVLKHINTSFEEVAANLGANQRQIFWNIYFPLSLPSIGSAFIIVFAFSFGAFEIPFLLGPTYPNTLPVMAYQNYISSDLTQRPYAMVIVMILTIISFGLIYFYKKLLDLMLKNI, encoded by the coding sequence GTGGATTTAAGTAAGTATTCATTTTGGAAGCCATATATTTTATTATCACCAGCATTGGTTGTTTTAATTGGACTCTTTTTAGGGGGAGTAACTTTAGCTTTATTACAAAGCTTAGGTTATTTCCCTTTCATAGGTTTAAAAACAATCACACTAAAATATTATATTGAAGTATTCTCTAGTCCGGAATTTATAGATGCTTTAAAATATAGTTTATATATATCTTTTGTTTCATCGGTTGGAGCAGTAGTGATTGGAGTATTATTGGCTTATCAACTAGTGAAGTTGTCTGATAAATATAGATTGGTTCAATTGCTTTATAAGTTGCCTATTATTGTTCCGCATATTATTGCATCATTATTAGTATTTCTATTTTTTACTCAAAGTGGTTTACTATCAAGGTTACTATATCATTTTGGAATATTGGAGCAAATAACAGACTTTCCGAACTTAATCTTTGACCAATGGGGTATAGGTATAATTTTTGTCTACCTTTGGAAAGAAATTCCTTTTATTGCTCTTGTAGTTTATACAGTTTTAAAGCATATTAATACTTCTTTTGAAGAAGTAGCTGCTAACTTAGGAGCTAATCAACGTCAAATTTTTTGGAATATTTATTTTCCATTATCGTTACCAAGTATAGGTTCGGCTTTCATTATTGTTTTTGCTTTCTCCTTTGGGGCCTTTGAGATTCCATTCTTATTAGGTCCAACGTACCCTAATACCTTGCCAGTAATGGCTTACCAGAATTATATTAGTTCTGATCTAACCCAAAGACCGTATGCTATGGTAATTGTTATGATTTTGACTATTATTTCATTTGGGCTTATCTATTTTTATAAAAAATTATTAGACTTGATGTTAAAAAATATATAA
- a CDS encoding nucleoside hydrolase — translation MQKILFDCDNTMGLQQKDVDDGLVLIYLLGCLDIDLLGVTSVFGNGSLKDANQVTKQMYKDLEVTDIPFNSGAADSSDIQTDAASFLVKIAKENPGKITLLATGPLTNLKAAYKLDSKFFSYLKEIVIMGGITDPLYFGDKEVEELNFSCDPKATELILKASVPITVATGNLCLQAFFDNADWQRLQSEELSSYQYIFKNIKHWYEYNQELIGRVGFYMWDLVSALYVTHPELYSSKYYNLKSTEDDLNEGKLILEEAENRDVSIPGLINIPAEIKDINRFKDAIFDAWQKVKVMEGN, via the coding sequence ATGCAGAAGATTTTATTTGATTGTGATAATACTATGGGATTGCAGCAAAAGGATGTAGATGATGGTCTTGTTTTGATTTATTTATTAGGTTGTCTAGATATTGATTTATTAGGTGTAACTAGTGTTTTTGGTAATGGTAGTTTAAAAGATGCTAACCAAGTAACGAAACAAATGTACAAGGATTTAGAAGTGACTGATATTCCATTTAATTCTGGAGCAGCCGATTCATCTGATATTCAAACCGATGCTGCTAGTTTCTTAGTAAAGATTGCCAAAGAAAATCCTGGTAAAATAACATTATTAGCAACAGGTCCTTTAACTAATTTAAAGGCTGCTTATAAATTAGATTCTAAGTTTTTTAGTTATTTAAAAGAGATTGTAATTATGGGTGGAATTACAGACCCATTATATTTTGGAGATAAAGAGGTCGAAGAATTAAATTTTTCTTGCGACCCTAAAGCTACTGAATTAATTTTAAAAGCATCGGTACCGATTACAGTAGCTACTGGTAACCTTTGCTTACAAGCATTTTTTGATAATGCGGATTGGCAAAGATTACAGAGTGAAGAATTATCTAGCTATCAATATATATTTAAGAATATCAAGCATTGGTATGAATATAATCAAGAACTGATTGGAAGAGTAGGTTTTTATATGTGGGATCTTGTTTCCGCTTTATATGTGACTCATCCAGAACTTTATTCTTCTAAATATTATAATTTAAAATCTACAGAAGATGACTTGAATGAAGGAAAACTTATTTTAGAAGAAGCAGAGAATAGAGATGTGTCTATTCCTGGTTTAATTAATATACCAGCAGAGATAAAGGATATTAATAGATTTAAAGATGCAATCTTTGATGCTTGGCAGAAGGTGAAAGTAATGGAGGGCAATTAA
- a CDS encoding MATE family efflux transporter — MNNIQNNNHIIEGEILSSLLKLSIPTILAQLMQTVYNLADTLWLGRFGANAVAAISVGFPLVFLLISFAGGITLAGTTLVAQYKGAGDQEMVNKTASQLLSFLLLISFGIMVIGLLFNKDFLILMGTPNDILNDAVGYLNIIFMGLPLIFMSFIFSSTLRGSGNTVTPMKLMIMSVIINIILDPFLIFGWSIFPELGVKGAAIATVFSRLISSSVALYYLVKGNKGIKLRVKYMIPTLAFIKKVTYLGMPSAIEQSARSIGQIVMTGIVTGYGSLAVAAFGIGNRILSVAILPTRGFSSGATTMVGQNLGANQEARADKSGLISVGINSVGMILLGIVVYFFSGDIIQIFNDNSEVVLIGSEYLKFLSFSFIFIGTMFIVNGIFRGAGNTVLPMVFSLVSLLVLRVPLATILAKFKFGLSGVWWAILISNLVSGLVAFIWFLVGDWKKEVIDKKEVEIEDSIDNDKLKIDLV, encoded by the coding sequence TTGAATAATATCCAAAATAATAATCATATTATTGAAGGGGAAATTTTAAGTTCACTTTTAAAATTATCAATTCCCACGATTCTTGCTCAGTTGATGCAGACAGTTTATAATTTAGCTGATACATTATGGCTAGGTCGATTTGGAGCAAATGCAGTAGCTGCAATCTCCGTTGGATTTCCATTAGTTTTCTTATTAATCTCTTTTGCTGGAGGAATTACCTTAGCTGGAACAACTCTAGTTGCTCAATATAAAGGGGCTGGAGATCAGGAGATGGTGAATAAAACAGCTAGTCAATTGCTTTCATTTTTGCTTTTGATTTCATTTGGAATCATGGTTATAGGGCTTTTATTTAATAAAGATTTCTTAATATTAATGGGAACTCCTAATGATATTCTCAATGATGCAGTAGGATATTTAAATATTATTTTTATGGGATTGCCCTTAATATTTATGTCATTTATCTTTTCTTCTACTCTACGAGGAAGCGGTAATACAGTAACTCCAATGAAATTAATGATTATGTCAGTTATAATAAATATTATTTTAGATCCATTCTTGATTTTTGGCTGGTCGATCTTTCCTGAACTTGGAGTAAAAGGAGCAGCTATAGCTACTGTTTTTTCTAGATTAATTTCATCATCAGTGGCTCTTTACTATTTAGTTAAAGGAAATAAAGGGATTAAATTAAGAGTTAAATACATGATCCCAACTTTAGCATTTATAAAGAAGGTTACCTATTTAGGAATGCCTTCGGCTATCGAACAGTCTGCTCGTTCTATTGGTCAAATAGTTATGACTGGAATAGTAACTGGTTATGGTTCTTTAGCAGTAGCAGCTTTTGGAATTGGGAACCGGATTTTATCAGTAGCTATTTTACCGACTCGAGGTTTTAGTAGTGGAGCTACCACAATGGTAGGCCAAAATCTAGGTGCTAATCAAGAGGCAAGAGCAGATAAGAGTGGATTGATCAGTGTTGGAATAAATTCTGTAGGCATGATATTGTTAGGGATTGTAGTCTATTTCTTTTCAGGGGATATAATTCAGATTTTTAATGATAATTCAGAAGTGGTCTTAATTGGTAGTGAATATCTGAAATTCTTATCCTTTTCTTTTATATTTATAGGAACCATGTTTATTGTGAATGGAATCTTCAGAGGAGCTGGAAATACAGTGTTACCGATGGTATTTTCATTAGTTTCATTATTGGTATTAAGAGTGCCATTGGCTACAATATTAGCTAAATTCAAATTCGGATTATCTGGAGTTTGGTGGGCAATACTCATTTCAAATTTAGTTAGTGGATTAGTAGCTTTTATTTGGTTTTTAGTTGGTGATTGGAAGAAAGAAGTGATTGATAAGAAAGAAGTAGAGATAGAAGATAGCATTGATAATGATAAATTAAAAATTGATTTAGTTTAA
- a CDS encoding ABC transporter permease, with translation MVSKTSTKIIRLTIVYALVLVLFLPLIALIIWSFSNNWPWPQLWPQTFTLEGWKFFINPINGAWQALKTSFLIGIGVTILALAISIPAGKALGIYDFPGKEFIKILVLAPIIIPPLAVTMGIHINFIRYGLSDTILGVILVHLIPTIPYSIRILTNVFEASGEKLEAQAQVLGASVWQRFIYITLPMIYPGIFSAGIMVFIISFSQYFLTFLIGGGQVVTFPMVLFPLVKSGDRMLAAVYSWVFIIAALAFTLIMERLFKNDEIRSDHFHL, from the coding sequence ATGGTAAGTAAGACTAGTACTAAGATCATTCGATTAACTATTGTATATGCTTTAGTTTTAGTTTTATTCTTACCATTGATAGCATTAATAATCTGGTCTTTTAGCAATAATTGGCCTTGGCCCCAACTTTGGCCTCAAACATTTACACTTGAAGGCTGGAAATTCTTTATTAATCCTATTAATGGAGCCTGGCAAGCGTTAAAGACAAGTTTCTTAATAGGTATTGGGGTTACTATTTTAGCTTTAGCTATTAGTATACCGGCTGGGAAAGCATTAGGTATTTATGATTTTCCTGGGAAGGAATTCATAAAGATTTTAGTATTAGCACCTATTATCATACCTCCTTTAGCAGTAACGATGGGAATTCATATTAATTTTATACGATATGGATTAAGTGACACTATTTTAGGAGTGATTTTAGTACATTTAATTCCAACGATTCCTTATTCAATTCGAATTTTAACGAATGTTTTTGAAGCTTCAGGGGAGAAATTAGAAGCACAGGCTCAAGTATTAGGGGCTAGTGTGTGGCAGAGGTTTATATATATTACTTTACCTATGATCTATCCAGGAATTTTTTCAGCAGGAATTATGGTATTCATTATTTCGTTTAGTCAATATTTTTTAACTTTCTTAATCGGTGGTGGACAAGTAGTGACTTTTCCTATGGTCTTATTTCCTTTAGTGAAGAGTGGAGATAGAATGTTAGCAGCTGTTTATAGTTGGGTATTCATTATTGCTGCGTTAGCTTTTACTTTAATTATGGAAAGATTATTTAAGAATGATGAAATTAGAAGTGATCACTTTCACTTATAA
- a CDS encoding helix-turn-helix domain-containing protein: MEWVETLGSFLEEGGSIQKAAERLHIHPNTMSYRIKRIQDILNVNLQDFEVKLNLAIAYKIYKFIMIQDD, encoded by the coding sequence ATTGAATGGGTAGAGACTTTAGGAAGCTTTTTAGAAGAAGGGGGAAGTATTCAAAAAGCTGCTGAGAGATTACACATTCATCCGAATACCATGAGTTACCGAATAAAACGTATTCAAGATATTCTAAATGTGAATCTACAAGATTTTGAAGTCAAATTGAATTTAGCCATAGCATATAAAATTTATAAATTTATTATGATCCAAGATGATTAA
- a CDS encoding FAD-dependent oxidoreductase, whose amino-acid sequence MLSTETIEAMNEIVEDCMGDAPPYCQATCPLHIDVKGYVDLISEGEYKESLELIRETTPFPGILGRICAHPCEEECKRQELESALSIKNLKRFVSDLEDDPQNWDFTSKDESGNKVAIIGAGPTGALAAYDLRKEGHQVTIFEALPVVGGMLSVGIPDYRLPQEVIDREYSILEKLGVKIELNTRVGNDISFAELEDKFDAVFVAHGAHESIMLPLPGAELEGVLPGVDFLRDATINRDNVKMGKKVVVIGGGNVAIDVARTAWRFGAEEVHLLCLESREEMPAHSWEVEDAEEEEVQVHCGWGPKEIQGQDKVTGISFKKCTSVRDEEGNFAPNYDEEQIKELEADTVILAIGQNAESDFLKDDDKVELNRGDKVKVDPVTLQTDKDHVFAGGDNAGRPLLAIEAMAHGRKAATSINLYLKGQELHEDRDQEGTFETWLETEIDDNESKEERVDMRMLSIDERRGNFEEVELGFSEVEARRESKRCLQCECKLCMQECVMLNDYCESPKDLFAKIIENEDVDPIIPYSCNMCSQCTIVCPKEFPIKMKFMKIRKDMVKANDGKSPMKGHNAIEMHQFLGFSWLFNTAKSAKDKGSA is encoded by the coding sequence TTGTTATCTACAGAAACGATTGAAGCAATGAATGAAATAGTTGAAGATTGTATGGGTGATGCTCCTCCTTATTGTCAAGCTACTTGTCCGTTGCATATTGATGTTAAAGGATATGTGGATTTGATTAGTGAGGGAGAGTATAAGGAGTCTTTAGAATTAATTAGAGAGACTACTCCTTTTCCAGGGATTTTAGGAAGAATTTGTGCTCACCCTTGTGAAGAGGAGTGTAAAAGACAGGAGTTAGAATCAGCTTTATCTATTAAAAATTTGAAGAGGTTTGTATCTGATTTAGAAGATGACCCACAAAATTGGGATTTTACTTCTAAAGATGAATCTGGAAATAAAGTGGCAATTATTGGTGCTGGTCCAACTGGAGCATTGGCTGCTTATGACTTACGTAAGGAAGGACATCAGGTAACAATTTTTGAGGCATTACCTGTTGTTGGTGGAATGTTAAGTGTTGGAATTCCAGACTATCGTTTACCTCAAGAAGTTATTGATAGAGAGTATAGTATTTTGGAGAAGCTAGGAGTAAAAATTGAGCTTAATACTAGAGTAGGAAATGATATATCTTTTGCTGAGTTAGAAGATAAATTTGATGCTGTATTTGTTGCACATGGTGCTCATGAAAGTATTATGTTACCATTACCAGGAGCTGAACTAGAAGGTGTTTTACCTGGAGTGGACTTTTTAAGAGACGCAACTATAAATAGAGATAATGTAAAAATGGGTAAGAAAGTAGTAGTTATCGGTGGAGGTAACGTAGCTATAGATGTAGCCAGAACTGCTTGGAGATTTGGAGCAGAGGAAGTACATCTTCTTTGTCTTGAGTCAAGAGAAGAGATGCCGGCTCATTCTTGGGAGGTTGAAGATGCTGAGGAAGAAGAAGTACAGGTTCATTGTGGTTGGGGACCAAAAGAGATTCAAGGTCAAGATAAGGTAACTGGAATCTCTTTTAAAAAATGTACTTCAGTCCGTGATGAGGAAGGAAATTTTGCTCCAAATTATGATGAAGAGCAAATTAAAGAATTAGAAGCTGATACAGTAATACTTGCTATTGGTCAGAATGCTGAATCTGATTTCCTTAAAGATGATGATAAGGTAGAATTAAATCGTGGTGATAAAGTAAAAGTTGATCCGGTTACTTTACAAACTGATAAAGACCATGTGTTTGCCGGTGGAGATAATGCAGGACGTCCATTATTAGCTATTGAAGCTATGGCTCACGGACGGAAGGCTGCAACTTCTATTAATCTTTATCTGAAAGGTCAAGAACTTCACGAAGATAGAGATCAGGAAGGAACTTTTGAAACTTGGCTAGAAACAGAAATAGATGATAACGAATCTAAAGAAGAACGTGTAGATATGAGAATGTTATCTATAGATGAAAGAAGAGGAAACTTTGAAGAAGTTGAATTAGGTTTTAGTGAAGTAGAAGCTAGAAGAGAATCAAAACGTTGTCTACAATGTGAATGTAAGCTTTGTATGCAAGAATGTGTAATGTTAAACGATTATTGTGAATCACCAAAAGATTTATTTGCAAAAATAATTGAAAATGAAGATGTAGATCCAATTATTCCTTATTCATGTAATATGTGTAGTCAATGTACAATTGTTTGTCCTAAGGAATTTCCAATTAAGATGAAATTCATGAAGATAAGAAAAGATATGGTTAAAGCTAATGATGGCAAGTCACCTATGAAGGGACACAATGCTATTGAGATGCACCAATTCTTAGGTTTCTCTTGGTTATTTAATACTGCTAAATCGGCCAAAGATAAGGGGAGTGCTTAA
- a CDS encoding (Fe-S)-binding protein — MAKTEETKRVFIPGCSLPSYNPEAVGKTLEFLQEKLSGVGSILKCCGKPTKALGQVDKFKERYKGFQAEIDKLGAEEIIVACQSCYLTMSANSPQKVTSLWALLPEIGLPEEAIGIGKDSDITFAIHDSCSTRDRKDIHDGIRWIIDQLGYDRVEPPHTKGTTMCCGFGGMVVPANPDLAQRVMEKRTSEVETDYMVTYCAACRESMVKGGKKAVHILDLIFGGPWDSNSEFPGVPGNPVKGWVNRYKSKREIKKALK, encoded by the coding sequence ATGGCAAAGACAGAAGAAACAAAAAGAGTATTTATTCCAGGATGTAGTTTACCATCATATAATCCAGAAGCTGTAGGAAAGACATTAGAATTTTTACAGGAGAAATTATCAGGTGTAGGGTCGATATTGAAGTGTTGCGGTAAACCAACTAAAGCTTTAGGCCAAGTAGATAAATTTAAAGAAAGATATAAAGGATTTCAAGCAGAGATTGATAAGTTAGGTGCTGAAGAGATAATTGTTGCTTGTCAATCATGTTATTTAACTATGTCAGCTAATAGCCCGCAAAAAGTAACTTCATTATGGGCTTTATTACCGGAAATTGGTTTACCAGAAGAAGCTATAGGAATTGGTAAAGATAGTGATATAACATTTGCAATTCATGACTCTTGTTCAACTAGAGATAGAAAGGATATTCATGACGGTATTAGATGGATTATAGATCAGTTAGGATATGACCGTGTAGAGCCACCACATACGAAAGGCACTACAATGTGTTGTGGATTTGGAGGTATGGTTGTTCCAGCTAATCCAGACCTTGCTCAAAGAGTAATGGAAAAGAGAACTAGTGAAGTAGAAACAGATTATATGGTAACGTATTGTGCAGCATGTAGAGAGTCTATGGTTAAAGGTGGAAAGAAAGCAGTTCATATTCTTGACTTAATCTTTGGAGGACCTTGGGATTCAAATTCTGAGTTTCCAGGAGTACCAGGTAATCCAGTAAAAGGTTGGGTTAATAGATATAAATCAAAAAGAGAAATTAAAAAAGCATTAAAGTAG
- a CDS encoding nitroreductase family protein — MDKNILDIIGQRKSIRKYEDKKVESKKIEKLMESATLAPSAGNRQPWEFIVVEDEKVIAELIDEPMSKFNTSWMSKGVPLMIAVCGNPVESAKKYGDRGRNLYAIQDTAAAIQNIMLAAAGLGLGTCWIGAFDEVEVSELLDVKSDYRIYGLITVGYPAKEGSRPSRKPLSEVVRYIK; from the coding sequence ATGGATAAAAATATTTTAGATATAATTGGACAAAGAAAGAGCATTAGAAAATATGAAGATAAAAAGGTTGAGTCTAAAAAGATTGAGAAATTAATGGAATCTGCAACTTTAGCGCCTAGTGCTGGTAACCGTCAACCGTGGGAATTTATAGTAGTAGAAGATGAAAAAGTGATAGCAGAGTTAATTGATGAACCGATGTCTAAGTTTAATACATCTTGGATGTCAAAAGGAGTTCCATTAATGATTGCGGTTTGTGGTAACCCTGTAGAGTCTGCTAAAAAGTATGGAGATAGAGGCCGTAATCTATATGCTATTCAAGACACAGCAGCGGCTATTCAAAACATTATGTTGGCAGCTGCAGGTTTAGGTTTAGGAACCTGTTGGATAGGGGCTTTTGATGAGGTTGAGGTTAGTGAATTATTAGATGTTAAGTCTGATTATAGAATTTATGGTTTAATTACTGTAGGGTATCCTGCTAAAGAAGGAAGTAGGCCATCTAGAAAACCATTATCTGAAGTAGTAAGATATATTAAATAA
- a CDS encoding TVP38/TMEM64 family protein: MSTKQEKKQGKGKFIGIIVAIGVVAFLLNYFGVMDYIKIENLPKIRTWIEGFGMLGPIVYILLYIAACVFFLPGLPIALVAGVAFGPIWGTVWCSIGSVLGATAAFLVARYAARDMIEAKFGDSDQFKKIDKGVEEQGWRMLMITRMVPIFPFNVQNYVYGLTKIKLVTYVLVSWITMLPAAIAFCFAGGSVANGTGNLGQTFMYLGIAAIALVFLSLIPKLIQKKNSDVLETAEDA; this comes from the coding sequence ATGAGCACTAAACAGGAAAAGAAACAGGGTAAGGGTAAATTTATTGGAATCATTGTGGCAATAGGTGTAGTAGCTTTCTTATTAAATTATTTTGGAGTTATGGACTATATTAAAATTGAAAATTTACCTAAGATAAGAACTTGGATTGAGGGCTTTGGTATGTTAGGTCCTATCGTTTATATATTATTATATATAGCTGCTTGTGTCTTCTTTCTGCCTGGTTTACCGATTGCTTTAGTAGCTGGAGTTGCTTTTGGTCCGATTTGGGGTACAGTCTGGTGTTCAATTGGGTCTGTACTAGGAGCAACAGCAGCATTCTTAGTTGCTCGTTATGCTGCTAGAGATATGATTGAAGCTAAGTTTGGAGATAGTGATCAATTTAAGAAGATTGATAAAGGGGTTGAAGAACAAGGTTGGAGAATGTTAATGATTACTCGTATGGTTCCAATCTTCCCATTCAATGTTCAAAATTATGTTTATGGATTAACTAAGATTAAATTAGTGACTTATGTTTTAGTTTCTTGGATTACTATGCTTCCAGCTGCCATTGCTTTCTGTTTTGCAGGAGGGTCAGTAGCTAATGGTACTGGAAACTTAGGTCAAACATTTATGTACCTAGGTATTGCAGCTATAGCTCTTGTATTCTTGTCACTAATTCCTAAGTTGATTCAAAAGAAGAATAGTGATGTTCTAGAAACTGCAGAAGATGCTTAA
- a CDS encoding ABC transporter substrate-binding protein translates to MFNEKRLFIIVLAIIIISLFISGCAGPQQTEDEQNNVLQKEWDEIVKSAEGTKVNFYMWGGDRRINQWVDTSVASYLKEEYDIELNRVPMGANDYLNKLLGEKQVGRKEGSIDLLWINGENFKTAKEQDLLFGPFAEKLPNYNRYMDKESPETTTDFGFPTKGYEVPYGKAQFVFIYNKDKVSKPPKSYDELITWIKEHPGKFTYPALPDFTGSAFVRHVIYNETGGYKQYYDISKEKLREKIRPALEFLADLEPYLWREGKTYPATIAQVDNMYADGELWMTMGYNPVKASGEVEKGNFPSSTRTFILKEGTISNTHFLAIPFNAPNKTGALVAANFLESFDVQLSKLKPANWGDLPAFSSDKLSEAEKEEIKELDLGVATLPQKRLQEHRVPEIPADLVPIIEDEWKKIVGQ, encoded by the coding sequence ATGTTTAATGAAAAAAGACTATTTATTATAGTATTAGCTATTATTATTATTTCTTTATTTATAAGTGGCTGTGCTGGTCCACAGCAGACTGAAGATGAACAGAATAATGTATTACAAAAAGAATGGGACGAAATTGTAAAATCAGCTGAAGGTACAAAAGTTAATTTTTATATGTGGGGTGGAGACCGTCGGATAAATCAATGGGTTGACACTTCTGTTGCTTCATATTTAAAAGAAGAGTATGATATTGAATTAAATCGAGTTCCAATGGGAGCAAATGATTATTTAAACAAATTATTAGGTGAGAAACAAGTAGGGCGTAAAGAAGGAAGTATTGATCTGTTATGGATTAATGGTGAGAACTTTAAAACGGCTAAAGAGCAGGACTTGCTTTTTGGACCTTTTGCTGAAAAGCTTCCTAATTATAATCGCTATATGGACAAAGAATCTCCAGAGACAACTACGGATTTTGGGTTTCCTACGAAAGGCTATGAGGTGCCTTATGGAAAAGCTCAATTTGTATTCATCTATAATAAGGACAAAGTTTCTAAACCACCGAAATCATATGATGAACTAATTACTTGGATTAAAGAACATCCAGGAAAATTCACTTATCCAGCTTTACCTGATTTTACAGGAAGTGCTTTTGTGCGGCATGTTATTTATAATGAAACTGGTGGTTATAAACAGTATTATGATATAAGCAAAGAAAAGTTAAGAGAAAAGATTCGCCCAGCATTAGAATTTTTAGCTGACTTAGAGCCTTATTTATGGAGAGAAGGAAAGACATATCCAGCCACTATAGCTCAAGTAGATAATATGTATGCTGATGGTGAGCTCTGGATGACCATGGGATATAATCCAGTTAAAGCATCCGGAGAAGTAGAGAAAGGTAACTTTCCGTCTTCTACACGAACTTTTATCTTAAAAGAAGGAACGATTTCTAATACTCACTTTTTAGCTATTCCGTTTAATGCACCTAATAAGACAGGAGCCTTAGTTGCAGCCAACTTTTTAGAAAGTTTTGATGTTCAATTATCTAAATTGAAGCCTGCTAATTGGGGTGATTTACCTGCTTTTAGTTCTGATAAGTTAAGTGAAGCTGAAAAAGAAGAAATTAAAGAGCTTGATTTAGGAGTAGCTACTTTGCCACAAAAGAGATTACAGGAACATCGAGTTCCTGAGATTCCAGCTGATTTAGTACCTATTATCGAAGATGAATGGAAGAAGATAGTTGGACAATAA
- a CDS encoding rhodanese-like domain-containing protein, producing the protein MKKISMILLSLMLVGTLIFVAGCGSDSELKKEAKDYTPIEERGYANPDALISAEDLQDIKDKDDVVVVDFRHIAKYKLGHVPGAVNVYRSDEENPNAEYGGMRATPKQMEKMLQSRGINNGDLIVIYDDRGDYDASRMWWILTMYGYDNVKLLDGGIVRWEALGYDTQISTPDVEEGNFKFDRDEINEDKWLATVEDVKKAIDDKNTVILDTRSEGEYTGAELKKGAERKGRIPTATWIEWKHAINGGKSEGIRTFKTAQELKKVYGSKGVTADKQIIPYCQSAVRSAHTTFVLTQLLGYEDVRNYDESWIGWSSREELPLEKDE; encoded by the coding sequence ATGAAGAAAATTTCAATGATTTTATTATCACTGATGTTAGTTGGTACTCTAATTTTTGTAGCTGGATGTGGTAGTGATTCAGAATTAAAGAAAGAAGCAAAAGATTATACTCCGATTGAAGAGAGAGGTTATGCCAACCCAGATGCTTTAATTAGTGCTGAAGACTTACAAGATATCAAAGATAAAGATGATGTAGTAGTTGTTGACTTTAGACATATTGCTAAGTATAAGTTAGGACATGTTCCAGGAGCAGTTAATGTTTATCGTAGTGATGAAGAGAATCCGAATGCTGAGTATGGAGGAATGAGAGCTACTCCTAAGCAAATGGAGAAAATGCTACAAAGTAGAGGAATTAACAATGGAGACTTAATCGTTATCTATGATGACCGAGGAGACTATGATGCTTCAAGAATGTGGTGGATTCTAACTATGTATGGTTATGATAATGTTAAGTTATTAGATGGTGGAATTGTACGTTGGGAAGCATTAGGGTATGATACTCAGATTTCAACTCCAGATGTTGAAGAAGGTAACTTTAAGTTTGATAGAGATGAGATTAATGAAGATAAATGGCTAGCTACTGTAGAAGATGTTAAAAAAGCTATTGATGATAAGAACACAGTTATTTTAGACACTCGTTCTGAAGGAGAATATACTGGAGCAGAATTAAAGAAAGGTGCTGAAAGGAAAGGGAGAATTCCTACTGCTACTTGGATTGAGTGGAAGCACGCTATTAACGGTGGTAAATCAGAAGGAATCCGTACTTTCAAAACTGCTCAAGAGTTAAAGAAAGTATATGGATCTAAAGGAGTAACTGCTGATAAGCAAATCATCCCTTATTGTCAGTCTGCTGTAAGATCTGCTCATACTACTTTCGTTTTAACTCAATTATTAGGATATGAAGATGTAAGGAATTATGATGAATCTTGGATTGGCTGGAGTAGTAGAGAGGAATTACCTCTTGAAAAAGATGAGTAA